A window of Chryseobacterium sp. IHB B 17019 genomic DNA:
TTTCCTTTATATGATAATGCATTTTTTATTTTTATTGTAATATCTTCCATATTCAAATTATCTCATAGTTCCTGGCGAACCGTGAACATATCCATTAGAATTTTTATAAACATTTATAACATTTGTATGTGTTCCATTACCTAAAACACCAATATTTGTATTCGTAACTGTAACCTTTGCTTTATTTCCAATCCACAAGCCTGCTTCGTCTGCATATTGAGCAGCTTTTAAAACAGCAATATTAGCATCAACAGATGAGTAAAAAAGACTTTTACCTGCAATACCTCCAAAAACATGTTTTTTCATGGCTTCTTGCGAGACAGTATATATTCCATTTGTCAATTCCCCATGTTTATTTAAGGAAAATCCTTCTGCTATAATATTATCCGCTAATCTTTTTATTCCGCTTAGATTTCCATGTTTAAGCTGTATAATAAGCGCCATTGCTTGTACAGTTCCTACAGTATTTTTCGTTTTATCATCTTGATAATCCAACCACGTATCAAAAGTAGCCCATCCAGCAGAAGCTACAATATTACTACCTCCCATCATGAAAGTCCCCATTGCAAAAGCAAGATTTCTTTCAAACTTTTCTGTAGCAAGGGCGGCTTTGCTTCCTCTAATTCCTGCTGCTAGCCTGTCTTCAGATAAATGATAAGTATTTAAACTTTGAATACCCATAAATGATAAAGAAGCATCCATTTTCTGTGCTTTAGAAACTCCTTTTATAGTAACCTCAGGAATTATACCGCTATTATATATTTTTTTCGGGTCCGGATCTTCACCAATCATACCTGTTGGATCATTAAATCTTATAGGATTCCCATAAACATAAGAGTATGGGCTGTAAGCAAATTGTAATTCACTTAATGGATCCACAACACCCCACCGTCCAATATCCGGCATATAGAATCTTGCACCATAATCATACATTCCTGTTTCCTGCAATTCTTTCCCGTTATACTTATACTGGTAAGCATTCTGCGTAGTTCCGCTATAATCATGCAGCAACCCGAAAGGATAATAATTATTTACCTCCGCTACCTCTCCCGGAGTAAACGTTTCTACACAGGCTTGTTCTCCATTACCCAGATCTGTACAAGTCCTGATTCTCAGATCTCTTCCCTGTATAATCCCATCATGATTCGTGTCTGCATAGCTTAACCTACATTTCCTCTAATGCTGCAATTGTTTAACTTAAAGGGATTCGGTGATTTTCTTCTAAATTCATTGAAAATGGGTAATTAGGAATATTCTTAAAGTTCTCATTGAGAAAAGATTTATTAATTAATATATTTTACATTTTGTGGATTTCTTAAATCACTTTCCAGTATTTTTGATTTTACACGGTTTATTATTATCTTATAGAATCAATAAAAAACAATTTATCACCTTTTATTTTATATTTATAAGTCGGATAAATCACGTCAATATGAGGTGGCCTACCTTCCAAAATATATGGATCAATTCTATCTTTTTTATAAAGTTTTATAAATTTATTTCCAATATTTTCACTATCAATCACATAAGATGATTTTAAGGCCTCGTCTTTATAAATTCCATAGCTATTTTTTGAACGAATACCAGTTGGACTAACTGTTATTGTAAGCAATGAATCTTTATTTTTTAAAAAGGAAATTTCATAAAGGAATAATTTATATAAGCCTTTATTTGGAATTGGATTTTTTTTCTGATACTTCAATATTTCATTATATAGATTATCCTTAAAAAAAACTTGCTTTTTTTCCTTATTGCAACTTATTAGAAGAACAAAAGCAAATAAACATAAAGAGATTATTTTCATTTTTTAAAATTTTTACTATCGTTATTGATTTTCTTTATTAAATATATTCCAGTTTTAGTTACATTATAAAGATTTGTAGATTTAGGAAAAAACACATAATTAGGGAAATTAACATTATAATCTACCGTATTTCTATAATCTCCTCCTGCTCCGTAATATATACCATTTCCTCTAGATCCCATTGAATTAATTTCTGTATAATCTTCCTCATATTTTGTTTTAAATGGGTGATTATGATATTCAGCATTTGTTTTGATTTCTCTCCCTATTTGACCAGATCCTGGTGAAAAACCAGAGTCATTATAAGTCTGCAAAGACAAATATCTTTTTTTTCCCAAATTAAAATCTATAAGTGAGAATTCAACATTTTTAGCATTATTAGCTGCATAATGAAATAAATTAAACATGTCATCTTCTACTTGAGAGCTATATTCTTTTATAGACTGGTGATATGCTTGATACTGATCATCTTTGTTACCATCTCTGTAAAATCGTAATTGACCTACTAAGCCTTTGGTCTTTATTCTTATTCCATCTCTATAATCTCCTTTTTTATCTCCATTATTATCGTTTATTTTTTTTGTTTTACTATTATAACCATATACTAGATCATCTCCTGCCTGTTTTTTTGCTAGAATAAATTTTCCTTCTTCATTTAATAAATAAACATCCATTCCATCTTTATCAACAAATTTTATAGGATTATTTAGAACGTAATTATAATTATTAGAATCAAAGAATTTTTCGCTTAATGGGTCTTGTACACCCCATCTCCCTAAATCCGGCATATAGAATCTCGCGCCATAATCATACATTCCCGTTTCCTGAAGTTCTTTTCCATTGTACTTATACTGATACGCATTCTGCGTAGTTCCGCTATAATCATGCAGCAATCCAAATGGATAATAATTATTTACCTCCGCTACCTCTCCCGGAGTAAAGGTATCTACACAGGCTTGTTCTCCATTACCCAGATCTGTACAAGTCCTGACTCTCAGGTCTCTTCCCTGTATAATCCCATCATGATTCGTGTCTGCATAGCTTAACCTTACATTTCCCAGGTGATCTGTGTAATTATAAATGTAAAGCTCCAGTAAAGAATCATAATATCCTTCAGATGTCGGGATAATCCTTAATTTCATTTCAGGGTTTATCATCGTTCCGTTGGGATCTTCCCACGGCTCGGTGTACTTATACTGAAAGCCATCCAGATAATGGGTTTCTACACTTCCAAAGAGCTTCTTCACTTTTACCCCGTCTGCCCTGTACGTGTAGTTTGTAGATACAGCGTTTTGGGTAATCTGTTTGGGTAAATTTAAATAATTATATTGGATTGAGGAAATCCCTTTATCAACCTGGCTTGTCATATTGCCGTTATCATCATATCCAATATCGGTAGGTACCGCAGTGTAAGGATACCCGCTAAAGATTTGGACCGTTTCCGTTACTTTCTGCAAACGGTTGCTGGCGTTGCCTGAGAAATAACTATAGGTAAGATCATCAATAGTCCTTACAGTGGTACCAATTTTTCCAGCAGTTCGTTTCAGGGTTTTGATATTCCCGTTCAGGTCGTATGTTATTTTTTCATAATATTCCCTTAACGAAGGATTGATAGAATTCTGGTAAAAGCCTGCCGACAACCTGTTTAAACCATCATAAACATATCCATATCTTTTTAACGGTTCATTTTCCTGTGTGCTTGTTTTCCAGTCTATCTCGGCAATATTCCCGTTAAATTTAGGTAAAACTTTCAAACCTGTGTCCGAAGCATCAGGAATTTCAAGCCCCTGAACCTGGTTGTATTTTATCCTGTAGCCAAACAAATCACCGCCTAGGTTATCAGGATCATTGATCTGGGTCATCCAGCCCCTGATGTTATAAGCATAATCAATGGTCTGGTAAGGAACTGCTATATTGGTGCCTCCTACTTTTTTCTTGGCCAGCTGTGAAAGCTCATTGTATTCGTTTTGAGCCAGGATCTCTTCAGGATTATTATCGATTTTATGTTTGTGGGTTTTAAGTCTGTTCTGGTCATCATAGGTAAAGGTTTCCGTAATTATCTTTTCCGGATCGGTGCTCAGTTTCTTATGGTAGGTTTTGGTCTGTAAGGCCATTCCTGCAAAATCAAGATCAGATTCTGTTTTTGTATACCCACCCAAATGGTTGATGGTGTGTGTTCCTATTACCCGTCCTTTCATATCGTAATAGGAATACATCTTGGTCCAGTTATCATCTTCAATATTCTTAACAAGACTCAGTACAGGAAGGCTTTTCGTGCTTTTTCCTACGGTGGCAGGATTGTCCGTTAAAATCTGTTTCCCGTAAATGGTGGACGGAAACCCCGGATTAAAGCTGTATCCAGGATAGGTATCATAATAATTTAATGATAATAAAGTGACCCATTTACTTGAATTAGGATAGGTGCTGTCCGGTGTATCATAGTATACATCCATTCCCTGTCTGTTAAAAAATACTGTAGGTATTCTATTAACATTATTTGGGCTTATACCATTAATTTCTGTTTGCTCTGTATTTCTATCAGATCCCGTGCTGATCCCTGTAATAGCTACTCTTCCAAACTTATCATATTTTGTATATAGCCACTGTCCTTTCTTTTTAAGCTCTGCATCCTGAGTAGCTACCAGTCTATCCTGCTTATCATACAGCATATATTCCCAGCCCTTACCCGGAAGCTTCTTTTCCACCAGCCTGCTGTCCCCATCATATCGGTACTGGTAGCAGAGGTTATCAAGTACGGTCTGATCCATTGTCCCTACAGATGCTAACGGAGGAATTACAAGAGCCAGCTGATTGTAATTGTTGTATACATAATACGTATCTGCCTTTTCGGTGCTGTTTAGCATCTTTCTTACTAAAACAGTCTGACCTTTCCCGTTTTTATATTCTATGGTTATGTTTCCGTCTTCATCGGTTACCGTATTTTTATACAGCTGGTTTGCACCATAGGTTCCGATACCACTGATAGAAGATTTAGAAGCACCGTTTTCCCAAATCGTGGTAACAGAATATTTCTTTACCTCATCCGCAGCATTTGCATCATATCCAAACTTTATGGACTTTGTACTCCATGCTGTCCCGGGCTGTATCTGCTCTTGTAACCTGTTTAAAGGTGAACTCTCAAGAACTTTCTCTGCAAAGATCTTCTCTCCTCCATATACTGATGATGCATTGGCTAATGGTGTTATATAAATAGCCCCATTCTGGGTAACCGACTGTGGTACGGGAAGGTAGTCTTTAACCTGTCTCCCGAACTGGTCATATTCAATATAATTTACTACATCTTTTCCTAAAGGCGATGCTTTTACATTTACAACCTGTTTTGCCCTTCCCAGTCCGTCGAAATACTGAACGGTTACCTGTTTTTTAACGCAATCCGCATCCAGGCAGGTGGTAGCTTTTACAAAATTTTCCGTAGTCGTCTGTGCCCTGTATGTCGCCGCTGCCAATAAAGCAAGCGTAAAAATTACTATATTTTTCATGCCTGTGTTTAGTTTTTGTAGTTGTACTGAAATTCTTTTAATACTTTACCCTGCTCATCAACAATCTTTTCGAGCTTGTTTGCCGAATAGATATACTTTTCCCTGATTCCCGAAGGAGGTGTAAGATGCGTAATTCCTAAAAGCTGATCATAGGTGATTGTTGTAATAAGGTAGCCCGATAAGCTGGAATTATTCCTGAAATTATCCAATGCCGTAAGTAAGGCTGGTTCATTGGTAGGATTGACCGCATCGGCGTCAGAAGCGGACACGATGGTAGAAACGAGCCCCAAACTTACCAGCTGGTCATAGGTGATTCCTTCTACCTTGGCAATAGGCTGGGTCCCATTATACCCCCAGACAACGGCTACCGGAACGCTGCCTTTGGATGTGTACTGCAAGATATTTCCTTTATTGTCATACTTATCGAAAGTCACCTCTGTATCGGCATTCCCGTTTGAAAGCTTATAGGATACAACTGAACTTGGGAAAAGGTGCGAAACATCATCATATTTCGTTTCTGATTTCGATACAATATTGCCAGGATCAGAAGAAGTTGCCTTTTCTACTGAAGAAACCTCCAGCGGAACAGCGATCATATTTGCATTAATCAGCCTCTGGTTTCCTTTTTCATGGGCATATTTATAAGTGGTTTCCGAGATGGTGTTATCCGGTGACTGTACGGTCTTTTTTGTGATATAGTCCCTTGTGTTATAAGTATTATTGGTTATCTGGGTTAAAGAATGTTGATTAGGGAAATATTCGATATGCTTTTCCTCAGTCAGATGAGCCGTTCCAATACGTTCTGTTTGAAAAATCAGGCTTAAGAAAGCAAAAGGATCATTCCCTACGAAAGGCCTTATCCCGTCAGTACCAGCTACAAAATCTTCATAATTTACATATCTTCCTCCATGTAAATACATTCCTACTGCAGGGTGAGGAATAGGTTGTACAATTGCTCCTGTTGTTACATCATATCCATCATAAGTATATATATATCGGTCTTCGGTTAAAAGGGTACTGCTGTTATCATAAATTTTCTTGTTCAACAGGTTTCCTCTTGTATAATCGTAATTTGCAACCGGCTTAAAAGGTGCAACAGTAGGAATAGTGTACGGATTAGGTTGATCTATAGGCGAAGTGTACTGATAAATAGTTTTTCCTCTCCCGGATTCAGAAACTGTAACAAACTGATAGCCTATATCTGAGCCTTTGGTTTTCTGTGTTGGCAGAAAGTTTCTGTCGGAATTATAAATCATTCCGGCAATAAATATAGATGTACACAATATAGTTGAATGTGCAGAACAAACATACTCCATTCCTGCTTCATATTGAGAGCTGTAGGAATATAAAGGTGTTGGAAATACAAGAGCTCCGGTACTTTTTTTATTATCTGAAAGAGTATTATAATTAAAATTAATAGTTCTGTTAGGAGTACTATGGCCTTGTTCTATATAATAATTGATATTCTTAATACGTACATTTCTATAATCGAACAAATATTTTAGATTATTGGTGTTTCTTACCTTAAAAGATGAATTATAGCTGGTATTAAAAGTAAGCCCTGAAGTTCCTTGTTGATTACTTACCAGTTTAAGGTAATATTCTCCTGCTTCTAATGTTTTGCTATACTCGGTAGGAACGGGTTCCCCCTGACTTAATAAAGCCGTACCCAAAGCTCCTTTTTCAACATAAGTACTCCCTTCTTTTTTCAATAGTTTCAAAGTCCATGCATACTGATTGATAGAAGCTGTTTCTAAAAAAATAGTAACCGGTGTATTGTTTTCAGGAATGGTAAATACATACTTTTCCCCACCGGTAAAATTATTAATGGCAGTTGTTTGATTAGTAGCATCCCAGTTCAAAGGATTTTCATCAAAGTTGGTGAGCTCTACGGCTCCGGTTGAAGGAGCTGTGGAATTAATTTCCGGAACAAAAGAGAATGTACCTGTTTCATAAATAAATTCTGATTTTCCTTTTGTAGGGTGAGTAACTGATTTCAGCAGTTCAATATTTGAACAGCCAACTGGGGAATTTCCGGGACATTTAAAGAAAATTTCTTTTCCACTAATCAAAGGCGTTGATAATGTATGATTATAATAATCCAGTTGATAATTAAAATCCTGAACGTAGCTTCCATTGTTTTTATTTAACTTCTGAACTGAAGATAAAAAGAGCCTCTTATAAGGGCCATTCTCCTTGTAAGTATAATTGAAGCTGTATTTCTCGTCATATTTGCCATCAATTCCCTGAATGATAATATTCTTTAATTTTGAAAGTCTTGTAGCATTATCTCCTCCTACGTAATTGGTATCTTCTCTCCCGTTTTCGTATTCAAATATGATCTTTCCTTTTCCTGTAATCTCTATTTCTCTTATTTTTCGAGTTTGGGTAACGGTGATATTAGTAGATGTCTCGGAAATTTTTGGCAGCAGACCTTTGTTTTGATTAACTATTTCAGTAAGTGCAAGATCCGGCTGATAATCAATGAAATTATTATTTATGGTGTTTTCAGCAGATTGTATGGTTACTGGCTGCTCATCGTATTTTAATGATACCTTTACTTCATCAGCACTACTTTTTATTTTGCTTAAATGAAAGGCGCTATTAAAGGTTCCCGTCATTACAGATGAGGATGTATACAGGTAAGATTCTAAACCTGCAGACTCCGTAACAGATGAGGTTGACGATGTTTCCAATACATCAAAAATAAATTTGTTTCCGAATTCATCAATAATATCAAAAGAGGTCGGTTCAAAATCCTGTGTAGCATTTACCGTAATCTTAAGATTATTTTTGTCCAGCTTCATTACCTGCAAAATTCCATTTACTTTTTTAACAATAAATCTTCCTGTATAATTCAGGAAATTATATTGATACAGGTCATATTGGGTATCATATCTGTTCTTATAATGAGCCTCGAAAACACTTTTCATTGCATTGGAAATCAGAGCTGCCTGATTAGGATTTTCTATCATGGCACTAAAGTAATTTTTACTAGCATTCACATTGGTATTTTCATCCCAGTAAATTCCCAGCTTAGTATTAGTTCCGATAGAATAAGCGACAACTTTTTCATCAGGGCTTCCCATAACCGTTCTTGAAATAGTTCCTCCTGCAAATAAGCTCCACCCCAATCCCACTTCACTGGCTTTAGACTCCGAAGCGGCATTGTTGACGTGATACTTTAATGCCAGATTAATATCTACATTGCTCAGCCCTACCGGTACATTGGCAACAGGAATAGTAATATCAGGAATTCCTGTGTAATTGCTTACCGGAACCTCTTCAAACTTCATCAATGAATTTACCGTAGGAGAAGGCGGAATAATTTGGGGAATATTCTTTTGACTGTCGTTTGCTTGCGCATTGTAGAGGTTAGCCAATACAATGGCAGCACAAATTATAGTTTTTTTCATGTATTATTAGTGTTATTTTTTAATCAATTTAGCGTTAGCTGTTTTATTGGTATCCGTTTTAATGGTAATCAGATAAGCTCCCTGGATTAAAGGCTGGGTATTGATCTTGGTTACCTTGTTTTTGGTTTTCAAACTTTGCAACTGTCTTCCGGACATATCATACAACAAAATATCTGCTTCCTTAAAATCAAAACCTATTTCTACATAAGCATAGTCCGATACAGGATTTGGATAAATCTTAATATCCTGCTTTTCGATCAGCTGATCAATTTGCTTATCTCCCAGCTTTACAATCTTCCAGTTTTCTTTTCCAAGCTCTTCTGCACTGGTTCCTGCCAGAATAATGGAACCATCTCTGTTTAATTTAATATCAGATAACCTTTCCTCTTTTTTTCTGGAT
This region includes:
- a CDS encoding T9SS type A sorting domain-containing protein — encoded protein: MSVITKSQDTRTRNQDITTGILLGGYTQAEGRIENEDETFWMLYVDQNGNEQWRKHVKGESRKKEERLSDIKLNRDGSIILAGTSAEELGKENWKIVKLGDKQIDQLIEKQDIKIYPNPVSDYAYVEIGFDFKEADILLYDMSGRQLQSLKTKNKVTKINTQPLIQGAYLITIKTDTNKTANAKLIKK
- a CDS encoding DUF6443 domain-containing protein, which codes for MKNIVIFTLALLAAATYRAQTTTENFVKATTCLDADCVKKQVTVQYFDGLGRAKQVVNVKASPLGKDVVNYIEYDQFGRQVKDYLPVPQSVTQNGAIYITPLANASSVYGGEKIFAEKVLESSPLNRLQEQIQPGTAWSTKSIKFGYDANAADEVKKYSVTTIWENGASKSSISGIGTYGANQLYKNTVTDEDGNITIEYKNGKGQTVLVRKMLNSTEKADTYYVYNNYNQLALVIPPLASVGTMDQTVLDNLCYQYRYDGDSRLVEKKLPGKGWEYMLYDKQDRLVATQDAELKKKGQWLYTKYDKFGRVAITGISTGSDRNTEQTEINGISPNNVNRIPTVFFNRQGMDVYYDTPDSTYPNSSKWVTLLSLNYYDTYPGYSFNPGFPSTIYGKQILTDNPATVGKSTKSLPVLSLVKNIEDDNWTKMYSYYDMKGRVIGTHTINHLGGYTKTESDLDFAGMALQTKTYHKKLSTDPEKIITETFTYDDQNRLKTHKHKIDNNPEEILAQNEYNELSQLAKKKVGGTNIAVPYQTIDYAYNIRGWMTQINDPDNLGGDLFGYRIKYNQVQGLEIPDASDTGLKVLPKFNGNIAEIDWKTSTQENEPLKRYGYVYDGLNRLSAGFYQNSINPSLREYYEKITYDLNGNIKTLKRTAGKIGTTVRTIDDLTYSYFSGNASNRLQKVTETVQIFSGYPYTAVPTDIGYDDNGNMTSQVDKGISSIQYNYLNLPKQITQNAVSTNYTYRADGVKVKKLFGSVETHYLDGFQYKYTEPWEDPNGTMINPEMKLRIIPTSEGYYDSLLELYIYNYTDHLGNVRLSYADTNHDGIIQGRDLRVRTCTDLGNGEQACVDTFTPGEVAEVNNYYPFGLLHDYSGTTQNAYQYKYNGKELQETGMYDYGARFYMPDLGRWGVQDPLSEKFFDSNNYNYVLNNPIKFVDKDGMDVYLLNEEGKFILAKKQAGDDLVYGYNSKTKKINDNNGDKKGDYRDGIRIKTKGLVGQLRFYRDGNKDDQYQAYHQSIKEYSSQVEDDMFNLFHYAANNAKNVEFSLIDFNLGKKRYLSLQTYNDSGFSPGSGQIGREIKTNAEYHNHPFKTKYEEDYTEINSMGSRGNGIYYGAGGDYRNTVDYNVNFPNYVFFPKSTNLYNVTKTGIYLIKKINNDSKNFKK
- a CDS encoding RHS repeat-associated core domain-containing protein, which encodes MIQGRDLRIRTCTDLGNGEQACVETFTPGEVAEVNNYYPFGLLHDYSGTTQNAYQYKYNGKELQETGMYDYGARFYMPDIGRWGVVDPLSELQFAYSPYSYVYGNPIRFNDPTGMIGEDPDPKKIYNSGIIPEVTIKGVSKAQKMDASLSFMGIQSLNTYHLSEDRLAAGIRGSKAALATEKFERNLAFAMGTFMMGGSNIVASAGWATFDTWLDYQDDKTKNTVGTVQAMALIIQLKHGNLSGIKRLADNIIAEGFSLNKHGELTNGIYTVSQEAMKKHVFGGIAGKSLFYSSVDANIAVLKAAQYADEAGLWIGNKAKVTVTNTNIGVLGNGTHTNVINVYKNSNGYVHGSPGTMR